In Opitutaceae bacterium TAV5, one genomic interval encodes:
- a CDS encoding type II secretory pathway, pseudopilin PulG, whose amino-acid sequence MFTLLPPSRPQTIFFARGQQRAFTLIELLTVIAIIGILAGIIIPTVSKVRTTAQSAVCKSNLRQIGTAFMLYAEDNRGLYPAPRQPDAPEDPNQNPGGGPWQLELAPYTSPKLAVGRVNMYRLKEHDPKGNPAYCPSYFSFFGNVAAVQATNLNALGYGMNFSLNVNGRDINFSGRNKMRFPATGIVNPSRNILVGDSSDYHLDAKTTGWVATAAASKPDGYDSGAPERHSGSANYLFADGHIETLKPDIALERAVFQE is encoded by the coding sequence ATGTTTACTCTACTCCCCCCCTCGCGCCCCCAAACCATATTCTTTGCCCGCGGTCAGCAACGCGCCTTTACTCTTATCGAACTGCTCACTGTCATCGCCATTATCGGCATTCTGGCCGGTATCATCATCCCTACGGTCAGCAAAGTGCGCACCACGGCCCAATCGGCCGTTTGCAAAAGCAACCTCCGCCAGATCGGCACCGCCTTCATGCTCTACGCCGAGGACAACCGCGGGCTTTATCCGGCCCCTCGCCAGCCCGACGCTCCGGAAGACCCTAACCAGAATCCGGGCGGTGGCCCCTGGCAGCTCGAACTCGCTCCCTACACCTCGCCCAAACTGGCGGTCGGCCGGGTCAACATGTATCGTCTCAAGGAACACGACCCCAAAGGCAACCCGGCCTATTGTCCCTCCTATTTCAGCTTCTTTGGCAATGTTGCCGCCGTTCAGGCCACGAATCTGAACGCTCTCGGCTATGGCATGAACTTCAGCCTCAACGTCAACGGCCGTGACATCAACTTCAGTGGTCGCAACAAGATGCGTTTTCCTGCCACCGGCATCGTCAATCCTTCGCGCAACATCCTCGTTGGCGACAGCAGCGACTATCACCTCGACGCCAAAACCACCGGATGGGTCGCCACCGCTGCCGCCAGCAAACCCGACGGCTACGACTCCGGCGCCCCCGAACGTCACTCCGGCTCCGCCAACTACCTCTTTGCCGACGGTCACATCGAAACCCTCAAACCCGACATCGCTCTCGAACGCGCCGTTTTCCAGGAGTGA
- a CDS encoding heparinase gives MTRTTPLFTVLVVFVFPVLASLRVTAAGPLPLITPDDVARTLAVNSAAWSEKIGNTTPRLFFSDAQWPRVRSEIVALSGNPGESRAGLPARFVQEMDALLQKPVPAYLPPEKIVGTRGDARTLYSAKEELWQREVGDRIFALALAARLYPEKPYRDKMHDLVLATLDYETWGRELHRGMGDNADLAAGHIARGIATAWDWHREAFTPAEQTRIIDTVAARLPALLRGLYGAAFWARGYADNHNHVSVAALGFCGIAFYTDIPDAPAWLAAARLNFRKVADAFPADGSSEEGVSYWAYGMSYILQYIEATRLITDSADLYQKSFLKNAANYRLHASTSDLAGNLIWGDAVPRDWSTPHFIIYRLASEYRDADASWFADRLPPPRGEADTHALNLLWSRTAPPPAPEGPRALDAHLFASDIVTTRSGWMPDDYLLSIKSGYTNRNHSHLDAGALSLAFGSEWLLTAPGYGRGGGDRDFWQSGGPRWNYFSNGTESHATLLINGKNQRYTRDARGTITRFFTAPDWNATTIDLTGAYDDVTAVSRQVLHSRGHYILVFDTVDTPAPATVEWLGQFRKKPVQESDNTLRCESQSGTLRVQLLASTPASVPFTLRQPTLPNVDVNRNAHITWAARQADARHASFITLLQPVTAANVDSTRPFETRVTENGNRIEITTDAWTDHIVRSPAENPSSSAPLHFPDLEPGGRFAARLALLRTGADVPRTLLLLDATRIKLPGFSWRSDDGKPRDLTLEKTPQGNWNATSPASSTSP, from the coding sequence ATGACACGCACCACCCCGTTGTTCACCGTCCTCGTCGTTTTCGTCTTTCCCGTTCTGGCATCATTGCGTGTCACGGCCGCCGGCCCCCTTCCTCTCATCACTCCCGACGACGTCGCCCGGACACTTGCCGTCAACTCGGCCGCCTGGTCGGAAAAGATCGGAAACACCACGCCCCGTCTCTTTTTTAGCGACGCCCAATGGCCCCGAGTTCGCTCCGAAATCGTCGCTCTCTCCGGCAATCCCGGCGAGTCCCGGGCCGGGCTCCCCGCCCGCTTCGTCCAGGAGATGGACGCGCTCCTTCAAAAACCCGTCCCCGCCTATCTGCCCCCGGAAAAAATCGTCGGCACCCGCGGCGACGCCCGCACCCTCTACAGCGCGAAAGAAGAACTCTGGCAGCGCGAAGTCGGCGACCGGATCTTCGCGCTCGCCCTCGCCGCCAGGCTGTACCCCGAAAAACCCTACCGGGACAAGATGCACGACCTCGTCCTCGCGACCCTCGACTACGAAACCTGGGGCCGCGAACTCCACCGCGGCATGGGAGACAATGCCGACCTCGCCGCCGGCCATATCGCCCGCGGCATCGCCACCGCCTGGGACTGGCATCGCGAAGCCTTCACGCCTGCCGAGCAAACCCGCATCATCGACACCGTCGCCGCCCGCCTTCCCGCCCTTCTCCGGGGCCTTTACGGAGCCGCCTTCTGGGCCCGCGGCTACGCCGACAACCACAACCACGTCAGCGTCGCCGCCCTCGGCTTCTGCGGCATTGCCTTTTACACCGACATCCCCGACGCACCCGCCTGGCTCGCCGCCGCCCGCCTCAACTTCCGGAAAGTCGCCGACGCCTTCCCCGCTGACGGCAGCTCCGAGGAAGGCGTCTCCTACTGGGCCTACGGCATGTCCTATATCCTTCAATACATCGAGGCCACCCGCCTCATCACCGATTCCGCCGATCTCTATCAAAAATCTTTTCTGAAGAACGCCGCCAACTACCGCCTCCACGCCTCCACTTCCGACCTCGCCGGAAACCTCATCTGGGGCGACGCCGTTCCCCGCGACTGGTCCACGCCCCACTTCATCATCTACCGCCTCGCCTCCGAATACCGCGACGCCGACGCCTCGTGGTTCGCCGACCGCCTCCCCCCTCCCCGCGGCGAGGCCGATACTCATGCCCTCAACCTTCTCTGGTCCCGCACCGCCCCGCCCCCCGCTCCCGAAGGCCCCCGCGCCCTTGATGCCCACCTCTTTGCCAGCGATATCGTCACCACCCGCTCCGGCTGGATGCCTGACGACTATCTCCTGTCAATAAAATCCGGATACACCAACCGGAACCACTCCCACCTCGACGCCGGAGCCCTGTCCCTCGCCTTCGGCTCCGAATGGCTCCTGACCGCTCCCGGCTACGGGCGCGGCGGCGGCGACCGCGATTTCTGGCAGTCCGGCGGCCCTCGCTGGAACTATTTTTCCAACGGCACCGAATCCCACGCCACGCTCCTCATCAATGGCAAAAACCAGCGTTATACCCGTGACGCCCGCGGCACCATCACCCGCTTTTTCACCGCCCCCGACTGGAATGCCACCACCATCGATCTCACCGGCGCCTACGACGACGTCACCGCCGTCTCTCGCCAGGTTCTGCACAGCCGCGGCCACTACATCCTCGTATTCGACACAGTCGATACTCCTGCGCCTGCCACCGTCGAATGGCTCGGCCAGTTTCGCAAAAAACCGGTTCAGGAATCGGACAATACGCTGCGTTGTGAAAGCCAGAGCGGCACCCTCCGCGTGCAACTTCTTGCCAGCACCCCCGCCTCCGTCCCGTTCACCCTCCGTCAACCCACCCTCCCCAACGTCGACGTCAACCGCAATGCCCACATCACCTGGGCTGCCCGTCAGGCCGACGCCCGTCACGCCAGCTTTATCACCCTTCTCCAGCCGGTGACCGCCGCCAATGTCGACAGCACGCGCCCGTTCGAAACCCGCGTTACGGAAAACGGAAACCGCATCGAAATCACAACCGATGCCTGGACTGACCACATCGTCCGGTCACCTGCCGAAAATCCCTCTTCTTCCGCTCCGCTGCATTTCCCCGATCTCGAACCCGGGGGCCGCTTCGCCGCCCGCCTTGCGCTGCTCCGCACCGGAGCCGATGTCCCCCGGACCCTGCTTCTTCTTGACGCCACCCGGATCAAGCTTCCCGGTTTTTCCTGGCGCTCCGACGATGGAAAACCGCGCGACCTGACTCTCGAAAAAACACCTCAAGGCAACTGGAATGCAACCAGTCCGGCTTCATCGACCAGCCCATGA
- a CDS encoding alpha,alpha-trehalase, protein MIDPASFLHPETIAAIKAFITARWDETVRTSPEDRDTLIGLPFPYTIPCRRDAFQELYYWDTWFTAVGLLGTGRAGLAVDNTRNLLAQVRRFGFVPNGNRTYYLSRSQPPYLAPLVDLVASATGNRELVREAVPLLEREYAFWTTRRQSPAGLSHHGNHATREELIEFFPTVRNRLGMPDARAEDHLDLASRTMAECETGWDLNSRFDRRCPDFCPVDLNSNLWLYETLLARWAGDAGDAGGRAAWLERADRRRELLNTLCWDQDRGVFVDHDHVNRRRSEVLTAATFQPLWTGLADARQAASVVEKALPVLESAFGVASVEPAKSPGVFQWDFPNGWPCIQLLVYRGLERYGFRKEARRVAEKYVASVCRSFAESGDLWEKYNVLDGTQHTVEEAGYLINPVNLAAEKEDGNGSPGTAATREPPAMMGWTAGVFIDAVNYLAGESV, encoded by the coding sequence ATGATCGACCCGGCCTCGTTCCTGCATCCCGAAACCATCGCTGCGATCAAGGCGTTCATCACCGCCCGCTGGGATGAAACCGTCCGCACCTCGCCCGAAGACCGGGATACGCTGATCGGCTTGCCCTTTCCCTACACCATCCCGTGTCGGCGCGACGCCTTCCAGGAGCTCTATTACTGGGACACCTGGTTCACGGCCGTCGGCCTGCTCGGCACCGGTCGTGCCGGGCTGGCAGTGGACAACACCCGCAACCTGCTCGCCCAGGTGCGCCGTTTCGGTTTTGTGCCCAACGGCAACCGCACTTATTACCTGAGCCGATCGCAGCCGCCCTACCTCGCGCCGCTGGTCGATCTGGTGGCGTCGGCGACGGGCAACCGGGAACTGGTGCGCGAGGCGGTGCCGCTGCTGGAACGCGAATACGCATTCTGGACCACCCGCCGCCAGTCGCCGGCGGGGCTCTCGCATCACGGCAACCACGCGACACGCGAGGAGCTGATCGAGTTTTTCCCGACGGTGCGAAACCGGCTGGGCATGCCCGATGCACGCGCCGAGGACCACCTCGACCTGGCGTCACGCACGATGGCGGAGTGCGAAACAGGCTGGGATCTCAATTCGCGGTTCGACCGGCGATGCCCGGATTTTTGTCCGGTCGATCTCAACAGCAACCTGTGGCTCTACGAAACGCTGCTCGCAAGGTGGGCGGGAGATGCGGGCGATGCCGGCGGACGCGCGGCGTGGCTGGAACGGGCGGACCGGCGTCGCGAGTTATTGAATACGCTATGCTGGGATCAGGATCGCGGCGTGTTTGTGGACCATGACCACGTCAACCGACGGCGCAGCGAAGTGCTGACCGCGGCGACATTTCAGCCGCTGTGGACTGGGCTGGCCGACGCGCGGCAGGCGGCGTCGGTGGTGGAGAAGGCGCTGCCGGTGCTCGAGTCGGCATTTGGCGTGGCCTCGGTCGAGCCGGCGAAGAGTCCGGGCGTCTTTCAATGGGACTTCCCGAACGGCTGGCCGTGTATCCAGCTTCTCGTCTATCGCGGCCTGGAGCGTTACGGTTTCCGGAAGGAGGCCCGGCGCGTGGCCGAAAAATACGTGGCCAGCGTCTGCCGGAGTTTTGCGGAAAGCGGCGATCTTTGGGAAAAATACAACGTTCTCGACGGCACGCAGCACACGGTCGAGGAGGCGGGTTACCTCATCAATCCGGTCAACCTCGCCGCGGAGAAAGAGGACGGCAACGGAAGCCCGGGCACGGCGGCCACCCGGGAACCGCCCGCCATGATGGGCTGGACAGCAGGCGTGTTCATTGACGCAGTGAATTATCTGGCCGGGGAATCCGTCTGA
- a CDS encoding hydroxyacid dehydrogenase: MSISPHPIQAPSSRSRPPGAGQRFRVRQERILLAVTEHEKRMFLSEVDISATCLKAGAAVHETNPEKITREYWEELLRDIRPTVLVSAWNTPPLPVAWLTEPDPSLRYVCHLAGTVRNLVPRAFLERGGLVTNWGGLIGEAVAEQALLLALATLRKLPRWRPWITATDKRPGLSACMALGTRSLRRRSVGIHGFGHVARALVDLLKPFQADVAAFSPGVPPELMRARNVVPARSPGQLAARSEVFFECEALTPDTAGSIDADVLDALPDNAVFVNVGRGAVVDEAALLAAARAGRIQVAADVLRQDPIPADSPFLELEEAIISPHIAGPTSEQFADCGRLALANLQKYLLGEIPESSLSLNVYDRAT, translated from the coding sequence ATGAGCATCTCCCCGCACCCGATCCAGGCGCCTTCCTCTCGCTCCCGCCCTCCGGGCGCCGGGCAGCGGTTCCGCGTTCGTCAGGAACGTATCCTGCTTGCCGTTACGGAACACGAGAAACGTATGTTTCTCTCCGAAGTGGATATCTCCGCCACCTGCCTGAAGGCAGGCGCCGCCGTCCACGAGACCAACCCCGAGAAAATCACCCGCGAATATTGGGAAGAACTTCTGCGCGATATTCGCCCTACGGTTCTCGTCTCTGCGTGGAATACGCCGCCTCTGCCCGTTGCCTGGTTGACCGAACCGGACCCGTCCCTTCGCTATGTGTGCCATCTTGCCGGCACCGTCCGCAACCTTGTGCCCCGCGCCTTTCTGGAACGTGGCGGACTTGTCACCAACTGGGGAGGCCTCATTGGCGAGGCGGTCGCCGAGCAAGCTCTCCTTCTCGCTCTCGCCACGCTTCGCAAGCTCCCCCGCTGGCGTCCCTGGATCACAGCCACCGACAAGCGGCCCGGCCTCTCCGCCTGCATGGCGTTGGGTACACGCTCGCTTCGCCGGCGCAGCGTCGGCATTCACGGTTTCGGCCACGTCGCTCGCGCGCTCGTCGATCTCCTCAAGCCTTTCCAGGCCGATGTCGCCGCGTTTTCCCCGGGCGTGCCGCCCGAACTCATGCGTGCCAGAAACGTGGTTCCGGCCCGTTCTCCCGGCCAGCTCGCCGCCCGCAGCGAGGTATTTTTCGAATGCGAGGCCCTTACTCCCGACACCGCCGGAAGCATCGACGCCGACGTGCTGGACGCGTTACCCGACAACGCCGTCTTCGTGAACGTGGGACGCGGGGCTGTCGTTGACGAGGCCGCGCTTCTGGCCGCCGCTCGCGCCGGCCGCATTCAGGTGGCCGCCGATGTGCTCCGGCAAGACCCGATACCGGCCGACTCGCCTTTTCTTGAACTGGAAGAGGCGATCATTTCCCCGCACATTGCCGGACCCACCAGCGAGCAATTTGCCGATTGCGGCCGCCTCGCCCTGGCCAATCTTCAAAAATACCTGCTCGGCGAAATCCCCGAATCATCGCTCTCCCTCAACGTTTACGACCGGGCGACCTGA
- a CDS encoding LacI family transcriptional regulator, with translation MPSRITLRDIAAQAKVHISTVSLALRNSPKLRPGMRDRIRKIADALGYTPDPGMAALVAHRKGVRAAPYQSTLAWLDNWPRHKDAIKLRDITTFNDYYLGAAERAAQFGYKLEEFFLRAPGITPARMASILRARNIQGIISPPQEHDSNRLDFDFADFTAVALGYSLRPARLHVVTNHQFLSAKLLVTRLHELGYRRIGLCLCEDWDNKVNNGYTAGFDSAHRHLPDCARIPPFLTDVVRPEELRVWMHKYTPDVIITQGISQEMIDWFGKDFGLRVPRDIGVTNLSAHTNEPHITGILQNDRLVGATAVDVLVGMLQRNERGLPGIIAYTLVDGTWYPGATVRRLSLKGR, from the coding sequence ATGCCCAGCCGCATCACTCTTCGCGACATCGCCGCCCAGGCCAAGGTCCACATCTCCACCGTGAGCTTGGCCCTGCGCAACAGCCCCAAGCTGCGTCCCGGGATGCGCGACCGCATCCGCAAGATCGCCGACGCGCTCGGCTACACACCCGACCCCGGCATGGCCGCGCTCGTCGCCCACCGCAAGGGCGTCCGCGCCGCCCCCTACCAGTCCACCCTCGCCTGGCTCGACAACTGGCCCCGTCACAAGGACGCCATCAAGCTCCGCGACATCACCACCTTCAACGACTACTACCTCGGTGCGGCCGAACGCGCCGCGCAGTTCGGCTACAAACTCGAAGAGTTTTTCCTGCGTGCCCCCGGCATCACGCCCGCCCGCATGGCCTCGATCCTCCGCGCCCGCAACATCCAGGGCATCATCTCTCCACCGCAGGAACACGACAGCAACCGCCTCGATTTTGATTTCGCCGATTTCACCGCCGTCGCCCTCGGCTACAGCCTCCGTCCTGCCCGCCTGCACGTTGTCACCAACCACCAGTTTCTTTCGGCAAAACTCCTTGTCACCCGACTCCACGAACTCGGTTACCGTCGCATCGGCCTCTGCCTCTGCGAAGACTGGGACAACAAGGTCAACAACGGCTACACCGCCGGCTTTGACAGCGCCCACAGACACCTTCCCGACTGCGCCCGCATCCCGCCATTTCTCACCGACGTTGTCCGGCCGGAAGAACTACGTGTATGGATGCATAAATACACACCCGACGTCATCATCACCCAGGGGATCTCCCAGGAGATGATCGACTGGTTCGGGAAAGATTTCGGCCTGCGTGTCCCCCGCGATATCGGCGTCACCAACCTCAGCGCCCACACCAACGAACCCCACATCACCGGCATTCTCCAGAACGACCGGCTCGTCGGGGCCACCGCCGTGGATGTTCTTGTCGGCATGCTCCAGCGCAACGAACGCGGCCTCCCCGGGATCATCGCCTACACCCTTGTTGACGGCACCTGGTATCCCGGCGCCACCGTCCGCCGCCTTTCGCTAAAAGGGCGGTGA
- a CDS encoding anchor protein, producing MKTRKNGILRPAAFLGAILATLLQAANAQSDPLFRWDFNNNTDVSTANHGTASGGAITMVAHGGTNTAYFSADGAGRSGQSGDHAFDLTSSTGMGATAPNSTGPAGVIWSSDSSLQSLSGLTSFTLTGWINPATTLNNAARIISSSTLTLMAGSANQLALQVNGTSVYSSTAYTSVNSWMFFAVTYDSTTDIDNVVFYVGTDPAGTLSKAGTATLDAGALNTFTGQLLLGNNSTSGDTTRPFQGMMDDIAIYGATGGAAGALSEQQLNLIFNPSGIPEPSTWALLLGGATLVLAIIRRRK from the coding sequence ATGAAAACCCGCAAAAACGGCATCCTCCGACCCGCTGCCTTCCTCGGTGCGATCCTCGCCACCCTGCTTCAGGCGGCCAATGCACAATCCGATCCGCTCTTCCGTTGGGATTTCAACAACAATACCGACGTCTCTACTGCCAACCACGGCACCGCGAGCGGCGGCGCGATCACCATGGTTGCCCACGGCGGAACCAATACCGCTTATTTCAGTGCCGACGGCGCCGGCCGCTCCGGCCAGAGCGGCGACCATGCCTTCGACCTGACCAGCTCGACCGGCATGGGGGCCACCGCTCCCAATTCCACCGGTCCCGCGGGCGTGATCTGGTCCAGCGACTCAAGCCTGCAATCCCTGTCCGGCCTCACCTCCTTCACCCTGACCGGATGGATCAACCCCGCAACAACCCTCAACAACGCAGCACGTATCATCAGTTCAAGTACATTGACCCTGATGGCGGGCAGCGCGAACCAGCTCGCCCTCCAGGTTAACGGAACAAGCGTCTACAGCAGCACGGCCTACACCTCGGTGAACTCCTGGATGTTTTTTGCCGTGACCTATGATTCCACCACCGACATTGACAATGTGGTCTTTTACGTGGGCACGGATCCAGCCGGCACCCTCTCGAAGGCCGGCACCGCCACCCTCGATGCCGGCGCGCTCAACACCTTCACCGGGCAACTTCTCCTCGGCAACAACAGCACCTCCGGCGACACCACCCGCCCCTTCCAGGGCATGATGGACGATATCGCCATTTATGGAGCCACCGGTGGCGCCGCCGGGGCGCTTTCGGAGCAACAGCTCAACCTCATCTTCAATCCCTCCGGCATCCCCGAACCTTCCACCTGGGCCCTCCTCCTTGGCGGAGCCACCCTCGTCCTCGCTATCATTCGCCGCCGCAAGTAA
- a CDS encoding 30S ribosomal protein S15, translated as MSTIAKPEIITRFKTHDKDTGSSEVQIALLTARINHLTEHLRTHRKDFHSRRGLLQMASRRRKLLDYVKRHDLNKYTELLQKLNLRK; from the coding sequence ATGTCAACAATCGCCAAGCCCGAAATCATCACCCGGTTCAAGACGCACGACAAGGACACCGGTTCCTCCGAAGTCCAGATCGCGCTGCTGACCGCCCGCATCAACCACCTCACCGAGCACCTGCGCACGCATCGGAAAGACTTCCACAGCCGCCGCGGCCTGCTCCAGATGGCCTCCCGCCGTCGCAAGCTGCTTGATTACGTCAAGCGCCACGATCTCAACAAGTACACCGAGCTCCTCCAGAAGCTCAACCTTCGCAAGTAA
- a CDS encoding GDSL family lipase, with translation MSLQLKSDDTLLFYGDSITDCGRDRASLASLGGGYVNYINAQLGNRLPSPARKVINTGISGNRIYDLEARLEADLLAHRPTVVTFLIGINDTWRRFDRNLMSPTAEFRAAFRRILGRITTELSPAPRLVLMEPFLLPVPEDRRTWREDLDPKITTVRDLAVEFGSDLIPLDGLFAAAATRAPAAYWLPDGVHPSAAGHALVAEAWLRNAGAVCG, from the coding sequence ATGTCTCTCCAGCTCAAGTCCGACGACACCCTGCTTTTTTATGGCGACAGTATCACTGACTGCGGCCGCGACCGCGCCAGTCTCGCGTCCCTCGGCGGAGGTTATGTGAACTACATCAACGCGCAGCTCGGCAACCGCCTGCCTTCGCCGGCGCGCAAGGTCATCAACACCGGCATCAGCGGCAACCGGATCTACGATCTGGAGGCGCGGCTGGAAGCCGACCTGCTGGCGCACCGGCCGACGGTCGTCACATTCCTGATCGGCATCAACGACACGTGGCGGCGGTTCGACCGCAACCTGATGTCGCCGACGGCGGAGTTTCGCGCCGCCTTCCGGCGTATCCTGGGGCGCATTACAACGGAGCTCTCCCCGGCGCCCCGTCTGGTGCTGATGGAGCCGTTCCTGCTGCCGGTGCCGGAGGATCGGCGCACGTGGCGCGAGGACCTGGACCCGAAGATCACGACGGTGCGTGATCTGGCGGTGGAGTTCGGCAGCGACCTGATCCCGCTCGACGGACTTTTTGCCGCGGCGGCGACGCGCGCGCCGGCGGCGTACTGGTTGCCGGACGGCGTGCACCCTTCGGCAGCCGGCCACGCGCTGGTGGCGGAAGCGTGGCTGCGCAATGCCGGGGCAGTCTGCGGATGA